GCTTCATGTGACCCAAAGCATTGAAACCCTCTCGTCCATGTGGGCCATACTATGGATGGTCCACCTGTCATTGAGAACCCGCAGTGCTAATCCTCTGTGTTAAACTTAATCTGGTAGGAGTAGGAAATTACCATGGGTAAAGACGAACTGGGATTGGTATCTAGTATAACTAATCTAAATCTTCCATTTTCCAATTTAATAGATCAGATCTATTCAGGCACGTATAAATGTGTTTATTCGTCATATAAGCAAATTTAGTGACGTGAGAAAAGAACTACAATGAGAAAGaaaagttgttgttgcatGGCAACGGcctagagtcgactcttagcatttattaaagaaaattttcttagtgtataaaaagaaaaccagtataataaaaaatattttattccattaatgaagaaatcacACATGACTCTACCTTTATACTTATCATTATAGAATAGATTCTTGTTACTGACGTGGTTTGAGATAGAGCACACAGCGAGCTCTACCATTGATCATGCCCTAATACCACATCAAATATCGGTAccgtaatatttttttaactggtAATCGAAATCTAAATTAACTATTGATATTCTTCCATCGACGATAATAACCATGCCTGTAGAGGATACCATAGTAAAGCTCAAAGACTAAAGCAAAAGGGGAAGGTTAAGGGGTGTGCATCAAGCACATGGGAGGATTAGAGCGAGAAGAGTAAATTCTAAGAATGTCAGCTCTCTGATTTGTCAGACGAGAATAAAATTAGGGAGGCTGCATTAAAGATTAAGACGGGGTGAAAGGTGAGGTTTACAAATTAACACTGATGCACCGTGAATTCGTGATCtggattagttttttttgcaacttgTTCAGGTCAACAAATGCAAAAGTTTATTATGTGCAGGGATTTGGATCTTGATCTCGCCCACTAATCACAGATCTGTTTGCAAGCAAGGTAACAGGACCATCGTACCGTGGATCGGCCGCGTGTTTGTCACGCATCCGGTCGCATAACCAGACGGTCTATATTAATGGATCAGTAAGTGCAAATTAGACTAAACCAAGTTGCAAGCACAGATCTGTAGTACAAAATTGTTCAGATCGATCAATTCTCGGCAGCCTTCCAATGGCGAGCCAGAGTACAAGGATTCTTCTCATTAGCATAATAATGCAGACCAATGGCAGTCATCGGTACACCGGGGCATTTAACTTCTGGCCACTCTTACAAATGACACATAACACATTTGTCACCCGCTgtttatgacatgtgggcccctatatgtctatgacatatgggtccagtggcaaatatgttagcacCATTTGtgagagtggcaaaaagttaattattcctggTACGCCACGTAATTGTGGAAACAAAAAAGTTGGCAATCTATGTTTTTCGTCTCATAATTCAAGATAATTTTGATTGTGTTCGAAGTTAAGTTACAACTCGTCTCttcgtttttgcttatgcttatataccaaaatttgaattataactttaaattatgggtagattttgaggtttttatcatagtttctTTTTAGTATTGGTTTTTACAtaactaagaacacgtatataaaagttttattcataaattatttttttatttacaaatatgttgtgttttttttttttgcttaataagacaaacagtCACCCGCTTAGACAAGAACTTGTAATAAATACCCACAGAAAAAATTGTAGCTTCTACGAACGCAAAGTTAGGTTCTTCCgattatcataaaaaataaaatctaatgGAAAACGCGATAGCATTTCTAACTACAAACAAATACAActgtataaatatatcgatGATGAATTAATGAAATTCATTGGTGCTGTAATTATATGGACTTTTTTCTAAATCGTCAACCATTTATTTAACTAAAATGTGGTAAATTTATGGGACAAAGGTATTCAGATGGCACTAATTAGCAGCATAGTAGCTCAGACGAATGGTACTAGTCATCAGAATGAAACAAACAAGACATTACCTCGCTTCCacgttataaaaatttagtcttCTATAGGTTAATACGCGTGCTAattaatttagacacatatatcaaacatatatttaatccatcccataatataagatacaAATAGTAACATAAAGATCATTTagatcccataatataagatacaAATAATAACACAAAATCATTTagatcccataatataagatacaAATAATAACACAAAGATCATTTAGATCACCTAGATGCATTGGAAGTTGTGATGTTAATGATGTTaatgaatttataaaaaaaagatatatactaGTTAATACATGTTTACACGCAGGGACTGccagaaaaatattatgagaCGAGGGAGTCCATCGATACATAGAGAAAGCTCgacaaatctaaaaaatagtataacaTGGAACGGACTGAGCAATAGATTTGGGTAAATATTCTCACGCTAAGAGCTCGATAATCAGAGTGAAATCCAACAGTTAACACGTGCAGCGCACGAATTCCGACGAGGTAGTAACACAAAACTGGCAGTCAATCTCCCGGCAACCCAACGGGCGAACGTACACGGGACAGAACGGACGGTCAGTCAGCAAagcaaaactaaaacaaaGCAGCATGCAGCTTCGAGGagctaaaaaaacaatcagCGGATCATCGGGAGTACCACCAAAGGATGGATAAATTAGGGGATGGACACATTACAGCCCAAAGTACCATATCTCGCTAAACAAGGCCCTCCTAATGTCCTTCAGCTGGGGCACAAGACCAAAAGTTTCACAAGTTTCTTTAGACTTGTTTCATGTACTCTAGTGATAATAGGTGCGTTGCATTGTCGCAACAGGCTTCGTCTGAGCTCTAGGCATGCAGAGAGCCTCCAGTCTGGTGAAGCATGGCGTCGATCTCGTCGCCGTCTTCCATCTCGAGCTGAAAACAAACAATTCACAGTTAACAAATGGTAAACAAACAGTTCAGTCTTAGGAAAGGCAGAAGGTAGTATCGTCCACCTGATCAGGAGTCTGCTCAGCATTGAGCCTACGGCCATCAAACAGGAAAGCAATAGCATTCATATCCACGGACTGGCGGTCACAGTAGGCGTTCATCAGCTTCTTCAGTTGGGTTGATCTCTTGATGCGGAAGAACACCTCATTGCCGTCCTACAGCACAAGTAATGATAAAGGATTTATGGCTCCAAAATATCAAGTGCGATAATTACCTAACAAGTGAAAATGGCACCAAAACATAAAGTGCGACAACTCCCTAACAAGTAAAAACACGGCACCGATTTCTAGAATCCTATCCTGTCAAAGCTGATGAATGATCAAAGGATCTAAAGCTTTTGCATTGAAGGATCCCACAACCATAAACAAATGTACATTCTCAAATTCTAgccattatatttttatttgacgctcAAAAATTGACAATTGTCTACAACATTTATTAACAATTGCATTAGCTAGTTGATCTAGTATTTAGGACACATTAACCCAGCCCAGCAGCATGGACGTGTCCTATAGGGCAGTATCACATACTTCATCCACAAATGACCAGCGTATATAGTATGGGACCCAAGAAGACTCCAAAAATAAGGCTGCACACCATACAATCCATTTGATATTGCATCGAAGGAGCCCCAACTTCGCTATGGTTAGCAATACAAGCAACTATTAGcaatacatgcatgcacacattaCAGCGGCAATAAATAGAGTGATGCATGCAAACGATGGTATTGTTCTCGGGGCTTTTATACATAGATCATTTCTGGAAGAGCACAAAAAAATGATACGTTGATCATTTGCTGAAGAATGGGGTATCTATAACCAATCAAACTAAAAATTTCAGACAACAAACACAGAAGACAAATCACTCTTGAGTAGTATTAGAATCAACTAGGAAATATATACGCATGTTGTAACAATCAACTAGGGTGACTCATACCATCCCACTTCATACTACCAACACTGAACACGACAAAGTAcgcttttatatgtgtgcacTGCACTGTACATAAATACAGATAAGTCTCCAATGTTCAAACACGGAATATTGCCTTAGTTATAAAACAACAATACAACAGTCTAGAAGGGTTTAATCCCAATGGGATCAATGCTTTCATCAGGTATGATCCAATGAAACAAACCCATTTATTTGACTTCCAAGAATTGTTGCGATTCAAGGAACTAAATGAACTCCTTTCACCAATTGTGAACTACTCTAGAAAGTATGATAATCAGTAGTATCAACTAAATTACTACCTAATCATGAGCACTAACAATCTGAAATAATAGTCATTAGAGAACACCATATCCTCCATGTCACGGCCCCAACAAAATATACCCGCCGATCCAACACCCGAAACAGTAAGGTATACTTGGACTGAAATCTTCACTGCTGAGAACCAACAAACCACTATGTGTGTACAGCCTACACTTCCCCTTCTTCCCAAACATATCAGACAACGCCCAAGCATCGAGTTGAAATTTCAATCTACAAACCCTAGGGCACACCTCAACATAATTTCAATGGCAAATGCATCCGCCCCATAATCGCTACGAGGATGACTAGAGGGTTGAAATCCCGACCTACAAACCCTACCACACATAATCGGCGCAATTCCGGGGTACTCTGATTGTACAAGCAGCAACCGGCGGGGTAGGGGGAACGATACGAACCTGCCCCTTGACCTTGAGGTTGATgtgagcgccgccgccctcgcccgcCGCGGGCTTCTTCTCAtcctccccgccggccgaCGACATCGTCCCTATCTAACCCTAACCTATCGCGAGAGAGCGAGGCGAGGTTGCCGatgcgtcgccggcgagcggaggggagggtgagcggcgccgcggcggagggggcCGGCCTTTTATAGGGGggtagggcggcggcgaagtcgATGAGCTCGGCCCGGCCTGCACGTGGGCCGCGCGCCTCTCCGGCTACCTGGGCTGCGTGGCTGTGGGCGTCGCGTGGGGTGGGCCCGCCCGCTGAAACCGCGTGCGGA
This is a stretch of genomic DNA from Oryza brachyantha chromosome 1, ObraRS2, whole genome shotgun sequence. It encodes these proteins:
- the LOC102703258 gene encoding small ubiquitin-related modifier 1-like isoform X2 — translated: MMSDESMIEDGNEVFFRIKRSTQLKKLMNAYCDRQSVDMNAIAFLFDGRRLNAEQTPDQLEMEDGDEIDAMLHQTGGSLHA
- the LOC102703258 gene encoding small ubiquitin-related modifier 1-like isoform X1 encodes the protein MSSAGGEDEKKPAAGEGGGAHINLKVKGQDGNEVFFRIKRSTQLKKLMNAYCDRQSVDMNAIAFLFDGRRLNAEQTPDQLEMEDGDEIDAMLHQTGGSLHA